From one Anopheles bellator chromosome 1, idAnoBellAS_SP24_06.2, whole genome shotgun sequence genomic stretch:
- the LOC131215047 gene encoding pumilio homolog 2 yields MEDGGTDPENNNSSHCGMLGISMPCEGATGHDFATVRKELEYASAIAAHYGEKGDRVIGYKIENRRRSENCSRSNSPFLNPATDGLDGPTCGRSSGSSGSSSNHQHHLHHHLHNNNNNHIKPSNLLLRSAQDKMSPLSMSSGPGSSSATTSAAAAAAAVAAAAQVHLNGTMQDMLNLQKLQSLAQLTGASVLAPGLGLPSASPLLANSPLNLSLSSQSHSPVLGLGPAPAPLAPAAPQMPQLLLASGQILQGIQGAQLLIPTSQGIATQTILTIPVGQQVISGMSSEALLQSLNFNSSLSDSLSSQAAQAAAAAAAASGAALFATPRDASPVSGPGLLSTQQLLGTAGHSLQQHQQQQQQHSPKALHYANHHHHLHHVADVGKLRPGTSTSSSSTAVSGSSSPLHHHHHHSSGGPGTVSSSSARPGSCDLELIEQHVRSASGGPSDELPEHLDKPSAAAIGSGQSLQKRPHHHQHHHPPQHHGGGETSTSPPKLSPAGSARLDSTHSDDDDDEETSNQEFLEEHPNELTINQTNCNVVDGIDLDDIKEFAKAFKLRRLSLGLTQTQVGQALSVTEGPAYSQSAICSALAAQMYCAAQLSSQQQQMFEKLDITPKSAQKIKPVLERWMKEAEESHSSRYKTGQNHVPDFIGVEPSKKRKRRTSFTPQALELLNGHFERNTHPSGTEITGLAHQLGYEREVIRIWFCNKRQALKNTVRMMSKSFKMENT; encoded by the exons AATAGACGAAGGAGCGAAAACTGTAGTCGATCGAACAGTCCGTTTCTCaatccggccaccgacgggctGGACGGCCCTACGTGCGGACGGAGTAGCGGTAGCAGCGGTAGCAGTAGCaaccatcagcaccatctGCACCATCAcctccacaacaacaataacaaccacATCAAGCCATCGAATCTGCTGTTGCGGAGCGCCCAGGACAAGATGTCGCCCCTGTCGATGtcctccgggccgggctcgtCGAGTGCGACgacctcggcggcggcagcggccgccgccgttgcagCAGCGGCCCAGGTGCACCTGAACGGAACTA TGCAAGACATGCTCAATCTGCAGAAGCTCCAGAGTTTGGCCCAGCTGACCGGGGCCAGTGTGCTGGCCCCGGGTCTGGGTCTACCGAGCGCTTCGCCACTCCTCGCGAACTCACCACTCAACCTAAGCCTTTCGAGCCAGAGCCACAGTCCGGTGCTGGGGCTCGGGCCAGCCCCGGCACCGCTGGCTCCGGCGGCACCCCAGATGCCCCAGTTGCTGCTGGCCTCGGGGCAGATCCTGCAAGGGATCCAGGGCGCCCAACTACTGATACCGACCTCTCAGG GGATTGCGACTCAGACGATCCTCACGATACCGGTCGGCCAGCAGGTGATATCGGGTATGAGCAGCGAGGCGTTACTCCAGTCGCTCAACTTCAACAGCAGCCTCAGTGATTCGTTGAGCTCGCAAGCTGCCcaagcggccgccgccgcagccgcagccagtGGGGCGGCCCTGTTCGCCACTCCAAGGGACGCCAGCCCCGTCTCCGGACCAGGCTTACTATCGACGCAACAACTGCTGGGCACGGCCGGTCACTCGCtgcaacagcatcagcaacaacagcagcaacactctCCCAAAGCCCTTCACTACGccaatcaccatcatcacctgCACCACGTGGCGGACGTTGGGAAGCTAAGGCCCGGCACGTCCACTTCCTCCTCGTCCACGGCCGTCAGCGGGTCCTCG TCAcccctgcaccaccaccaccaccattcctCCGGTGGACCGGGCACCGtgtcctcgtcctcggcccggcccggatccTGCGATCTCGAGCTGATAGAGCAACACGTCCGAAGTGCGTCCGGTGGCCCCAGCGATGAGTTACCGGAGCACCTGGACaaaccgtcggcggcggccatcggtaGTGGTCAGTCCCTGCAGAAACGGccacaccatcaccagcaccaccacccgccgcaGCATCATGGCGGTGGCGAGACGAGCACCTCACCGCCGAAGCTAAGTCCTGCCGGTTCGGCGCGGCTCGATTCGACccacagcgacgacgacgacgacgaggaaacGTCGAACCAAGAGTTTCTGGAGGAGCATCCAA ATGAAttaacaatcaatcaaactaaTTGCAACGTGGTGGACGGTATCGATCTGGACGACATCAAGGAGTTCGCCAAAGCGTTCAAGTTGCGGCGGCTGTCGCTCGGGCTGACGCAAACGCAAGTCGGGCAGGCCCTGTCCGTGACCGAGGGTCCCGCCTACAGCCAGAGTGCGATCTGCAG TGCCCTGGCCGCTCAGATGTATTGTGCAGCGCAGCTttcgtcgcagcagcagcaaat GTTTGAAAAGTTAGACATTACTCCCAAAAGTGCACAAAAAATAAAGCCCGTCCTCGAGCGCTGGATGAAGGAGGCCGAAGAAAG TCACTCGTCCAGGTACAAAACGGGCCAGAACCACGTGCCCGACTTTATCGGCGTGGAGCCGTCGAAGAAGCGGAAACGAAGGACCTCGTTCACGCCGCAGGCGCTCGAACTGCTCAACGGGCACTTTGAGCGCAACACGCACCCGTCCG GCACCGAAATCACTGGCCTGGCGCATCAGCTCGGGTACGAGCGGGAAGTGATCCGGATCTGGTTCTGCAACAAGCGGCAAGCGCTCAAGAACACGGTGCGGATGATGTCGAAAAGCTTCAAGATGGAGAACACTTAA